In the Pithys albifrons albifrons isolate INPA30051 chromosome 3, PitAlb_v1, whole genome shotgun sequence genome, one interval contains:
- the TASOR gene encoding protein TASOR isoform X5 yields MVARRKVHGICEKGLEVGHSEITILGRPSMGVYISKYADLLQPNPLEAGATGDVIIFKIIKGRMKSIYICDQIGMKAMEPTVKTVLDPTPKHECHVSKNVHKINSLLTYRAYELTQYYFYEYSFDEIRRRPRHVCPYAVVSFGYKDEMVQGPKFLPPSRSNTLNTDRRTEKPTVTVWRGQLWNKRKLVCHVSLKSATCSFPPCKLPEKLEVEKVVSIDQLKKKFSPALFFKETYQGGKEVLKNGMYCSLYEVAEKSRSGSHLEGLLQKLEKEKLVLVKPLTDRGFLFLLSPWQMMSPYDHQPAWSRVLHALFLFPEPRAVISSAQRSIPFGIQKNSTTMVLHEGKEIIPEFTRFIQSLHFALVQCRKDTTGDFNVVVEKHINEYLKKFYSSNGKGREFILHEYTSRLDEKKFLYSGPRCKSHIDGCLQNYVYGCEAYQLPVSRAKELVERNRKLQQFSPISDYEATEDYSDFAKAKCGRRIHAKYEATAAKQKLPLFGDYDTERLKELINLIQCRKKNVGGDSDCEDTRSRSGLKRKLEKQSESLHKYLKRSKSAENIYQYEGGRTSDSPHSFFSTNSAVGGHEAEFRPQDVPDAAAADTQSLIKVLLETLATAQLDAAVAQSVYQTLALISTDEVEEDMGQKYEYESIPAQDHELPNTAQVENINFKDPQSPEILEPEVPYSVNVDLQLPDNELGFEHTLQLQEASTGSLSTFEDYSPSAPIEHVYHRQYPSSNSTGEAGMHWKLIPITGLKSPQEPLDALPNDPRGINRQRSSDDQFPSSPFSDTQKGTAEDGHYTGQVEKLEDQYGLAEHSFTAKHSISAVIETTLLEEYNLFAQKIQEILQQKNIAYVSGVSTPVLSARERIMRLSEYICLQASEVSVQEYIETLSEKLNSVILASSCIKHTPPIYSSPEPSEVGSNTAANLVPDTLSVCRDTDTALFPEPLCNNLLEELHASEQPSSSLPPVKEKMDHVNAKPEDQASSSGDLMEPPEKTQKSPEIVNISTQPAFSDFISQLKPEVFSSLVEIMKDVQKNTVKFYIHKEEESILCREIKEYLINLGNTECHPEQFLRRRADVDKLLIIIQNEDIANLIHKIPCLVSLKRLSCVNFAGVDSLDDVKNHTYNELFVSGGFVVSDESVLNPESISTDKLKEFLVFLEKLNNPDGKWQWKVHCKIQKKLKELARMNANALSLLTLLNTYQKKHLVEILSYHNCDSQTRNAPELDCLVRLQAQNIQQRHVVVLTEKNLKTLSSCVDNGIVVAAVDDFMQNFQSLFGDDNVVMEQNCLPASGGCQRQSVVVEKDEKDEEDMSLDSGDEISQIEICNDASKYDAHVEALQTEAKGPHGVDAKESCLSVTELPPEAQTGLVEKTSKSDLEEKQPITPISTTCSAEGEKHNSVEQTFSNFPVYSRQLNMSHQFSHLNVLTHQTFLGTTYPIASANQNQEGSNYFLSTYSQNMDTKKSSSSGGWNSSSDSSRPYSEQK; encoded by the exons ATGGTGGCTCGGCGTAAG GTCCACGGCATATGTGAAAAGGGGCTGGAGGTTGGCCACTCCGAAATAACCATTCTTGGCAGGCCTTCCATGG GTGTATATATCTCCAAGTATGCTGATTTATTGCAGCCTAATCCTCTAGAAGCAGGAGCAACTGGAGATGtgatcatttttaaaataataaag GGAAGAATGAaaagcatatatatatgtgaccAGATTGGTATGAAAGCAATGGAGCCAACTGTAAAGACTGTGTTAGATCCAACCCCAAAGCACGAGTGTCATGTTTCAAAGAATGTACATAAAATAAACTCCTTGTTGACTTACCGAGCCTACGAACTTACTCAG TACTACTTCTATGAATACAGCTTTGATGAGATAAGACGAAGACCAAGACACGTTTGTCCTTATGCTGTTGTTTCATTTGGTTATAAAGATGAGATGGTGCAAGGACCAAAATTCTTGCCCCCATCAAG aTCAAACACTTTGAACACAGATAGAAGAACAG AGAAACCTACTGTTACAGTATGGAGGGGACAGCTTTGGAATAAACGCAAACTTGTGTGCCACGTTTCCTTAAAATCAGCAACATGTTCTTTCCCTCCATGCAAGCT TCCTGAGAAGCTTGAGGTTGAAAAAGTTGTCAGCATTGATCAGTTGAAGAAAAAATTTTCACCAGCGTTGTTCTTTAAAGAAACTTAccaaggaggaaaagaag TGCTGAAGAATGGCATGTACTGTAGCCTGTATGAAGTTGCGGAGAAGTCTCGTTCTGGGAGTCACTTGGAGGGTTTACTTCAAAAACTAGAGAAAGAGAAACTT GTTCTCGTGAAACCACTTACGGACagaggatttctttttctcctttctccttggcAAATGATGTCCCCTTATG ACCACCAACCTGCATGGTCCCGTGTGCTTCATGCATTGTTTCTGTTTCCAGAACCTAGAGCTGTAATCAGCTCAG CACAAAGAAGTATTCCATTTGGAATACAGAAAAATTCAACTACCATGGTTTTGcatgaaggaaaggaaatcatTCCAGAATTCACAAGGTTTATTCAGTCTCTCCATTTTGCTTTAGTCCAGTGTCGTAAAGACACTACTGGAGATTTCAATGTTGTTGTGGAAAAACATATAAATGAGTATTTGAAAAAATTCTATAGTAGCAATGGAAAAGGTAGAGAATTTATATTACATGAGTATACGTCACGGTTGGatgagaaaaaatttctttattctgGTCCAAGATGTAAATCTCATATTGACGGCTGCTTGCAAAACTATGTTTATGGTTGTGAAGCATATCAGCTGCCTGTTTCTAGAGCTAAGGAACTGGTGGAGAGAAATAGGAAACTTCAGCAGTTCAGTCCCATCTCAGATTATGAAGCCACAGAAGACTACTCTGATTTTGCCAAAGCCAAATGTGGGAGGAGAATCCATGCAAAATACGAAGCCACTGCTGCCAAGCAAAAACTGCCTCTTTTTGGAGATTACGATACAGAAAGACTCAAAGAACTTATTAACTTAATCcagtgtaggaaaaaaaatgtaggtGGCGATTCTGATTGTGAAGACACCAGAAGTAGAAGTGGTCTGaaaagaaagctggaaaaaCAGTCTGAAAGTCTGCACAAATACTTAAAAAGGAGTAAATCTGCAGAGAATATTTATCAGTATGAAG GGGGCAGAACCTCGGATTCCCCACACTCTTTTTTCTCCACTAATTCTGCTGTTGGTGGACACGAGGCTGAGTTCCGGCCGCAGGACGtccctgatgctgctgctgccgaCACGCAGAGCCTCATTAAAGTGCTCCTGGAAACACTAGCTACTGCACAGCTGGATGCGGCGGTGGCACAGTCTGTATATCAAACTTTAGCATTAATAAGCACTGATGAAGTGGAAGAGGATATGGGACAAAAATATGAATATGAATCCATTCCAGCTCAGGATCATGAGCTTCCTAATACTGCTCAggttgaaaatattaatttcaaggacccccagagcccagaGATTCTGGAACCAGAGGTGCCCTACTCTGTCAATGTTGATCTACAGCTTCCAGATAATGAACTAGGCTTTGAACACacactacagttacaa GAAGCAAGCACTGGAAGCCTAAGTACTTTTGAAGACTACAGTCCTAGTGCTCCTATAGAACATGTTTATCACAGGCAGTATCCCAGCTCAAATAGTACAGGAGAAGCTGGAATGCACTGGAAACTTATTCCAATTACAG GTCTGAAATCACCACAAGAGCCACTGGATGCCCTTCCTAATGACCCCCGGGGAATAAATAGACAGAGAAGTTCTGATGACCAGTTTCCATCCTCTCCATTTTCAGACACACAGAAGGGGACAGCAGAAGATGGACACTATACAGGACAAGTGGAGAAACTTGAAGATCAGTATGGGCTGGCAGAGCACTCTTTTACAGCTAAGCATTCCATTAGTGCAGTAATAGAAACAACACTGTTAGAAGAATATAATCTCTTTGCACAAAAGATTCAAGAAATTTTGCAGCAAAAGAACATTGCTTATGTTAGTGGTGTATCCACACCAGTCCTCTCTGCCCGAGAGAGGATAATGAGACTTTCTGAATACATCTGTTTACAGGCATCAGAGGTTTCAGTCCAAGAGTACATAGAGACGCTGAGTGAAAAGTTGAACAGTGTCATTTTGGCTTCTTCATGCATTAAGCACACTCCACCAATTTATTCTAGTCCTGAACCATCAGAAGTGGGAAGCAACACTGCAGCAAACCTTGTGCCTGACACACTGTCTGTATGCAGGGACACCGACACTGCGCTGTTCCCGGAGCCACTGTGCAATAACCTGCTGGAAGAGCTGCATGCCAGTGAGCAGCCTTCATCCAGCTTGCCCCCAGTGAAGGAGAAAATGGATCACGTGAATGCTAAACCAGAGGATCAGGCCTCTTCCAGTGGGGATCTGATGGAGCCAccagaaaagacacagaaatcCCCAGAGATTGTAAACATTTCAACTCAACCagctttttctgattttataagCCAGTTAAAACCTGAAGTATTTAGCAGTTTGGTCGAAATTATGAAAGATGTACAGAAAAACACAGTCAAATTTTATATTcacaaagaggaagaaagcattctttgcagagaaatcAAG GAGTATCTTATAAATTTGGGTAATACAGAGTGCCATCCAGAGCAGTTCCTTAGAAGAAGAGCTGATGTAGATAAACTGTTGATCATTATCCAAAATGAAGACATTGCCAACCTCATCCATAAG ATCCCATGCCTAGTATCGTTGAAGAGGCTCTCCTGTGTCAACTTTGCAGGGGTTGATAGTTTGGATGATGTGAAGAATCACACTTACAATGAACTGTTTGTGTCTGGTGGTTTTGTTGTGTCGGATGAATCTGTTCTTAATCCAGAGTCCATCTCCACAG ATAAACTAAAAGAGTTCTTAGTGTTTCTGGAGAAGCTTAATAACCCAGATGGAAAATGGCAGTGGAAAGTCCActgcaaaatacaaaaaaaactgaaagagctGGCAAG GATGAATGCCAATGCCCTGAGTCTGCTCACCCTTCTGAACACCTATCAAAAGAAGCACTTGGTTGAGATTCTGTCTTACCATAACTGTGATTCTCAAACTCGAAATGCCCCAGAACTAGACTGTCTCGTCAGGCTTCAGGCTCAAAACATACAACAGAGACACGTGGTTGTCTTAACAG aaaaaaatctgaaaacactCTCGAGTTGTGTTGATAATGGAATAGTGGTTGCTGCTGTTGATGACTTCATGCAAAATTTTCAAAGCCTCTTTGGGGATGACAACGTGGTTATGGAGCAGAACTGCCTTCCTGCCTCTGGTGGTTGCCAAAGACAATCAG TTGTTGTAGAAAAGGATGAAAAGGATGAGGAGGACATGTCTCTGGATTCAGGGGATGAAATATCACAGATAGAAATCTGCAATGATGCCTCTAAGTATGATGCTCATGTGGAAGCTTTGCAGACAGAGGCCAAGGGCCCACATGGAGTAGATGCTAAAGAAAGCTGCTTATCAGTTACAGAGTTACCTCCCGAAGCACAAACTGGCCTGGtggaaaagacttctaaaaGTGACTTGGAGGAGAAACAGCCAATTACTCCCATTTCTACAACATGCTCTGCTGAGGGAGAAAAACACAATTCAGTTGAACAAACTTTCAGTAACTTCCCAGTTTATAGCAGACAATTAAACATGTCCCATCAATTCAGCCACCTAAATGTACTCACTCATCAGACTTTTCTGGGAACAACATACCCAATTGCTTCTGCAAATCAAAACCAAGAAGGGAGCAATTATTTTCTATCTACCTACAGTCAGAACATGGATACAAAAAAGTCCTCATCATCCGGTGGCTGGAATAGCAGCTCTGATTCTTCCAGGCCATattcagaacagaaataa
- the TASOR gene encoding protein TASOR isoform X2 — protein MTDAAIPSGGEMESEQHQRTEKTGAGVIGAESNRAGAAEDTTQNGGRSESSSAGEALLVANAAAEDKVPTNLSITGSSQRRSSISTANEQQQPPSGVLGGPPPLPKPPEDHQPVRKNFQIPRKSREKKALFQAVVPGSREFEDIVKILHSSYLDPSSISNFRYKKACLVHSELLEKEFTEKRRELKFDGRLEKELSESYAFLMVARRKVHGICEKGLEVGHSEITILGRPSMGVYISKYADLLQPNPLEAGATGDVIIFKIIKGRMKSIYICDQIGMKAMEPTVKTVLDPTPKHECHVSKNVHKINSLLTYRAYELTQYYFYEYSFDEIRRRPRHVCPYAVVSFGYKDEMVQGPKFLPPSRSNTLNTDRRTEKPTVTVWRGQLWNKRKLVCHVSLKSATCSFPPCKLPEKLEVEKVVSIDQLKKKFSPALFFKETYQGGKEVLKNGMYCSLYEVAEKSRSGSHLEGLLQKLEKEKLVLVKPLTDRGFLFLLSPWQMMSPYDHQPAWSRVLHALFLFPEPRAVISSAQRSIPFGIQKNSTTMVLHEGKEIIPEFTRFIQSLHFALVQCRKDTTGDFNVVVEKHINEYLKKFYSSNGKGREFILHEYTSRLDEKKFLYSGPRCKSHIDGCLQNYVYGCEAYQLPVSRAKELVERNRKLQQFSPISDYEATEDYSDFAKAKCGRRIHAKYEATAAKQKLPLFGDYDTERLKELINLIQCRKKNVGGDSDCEDTRSRSGLKRKLEKQSESLHKYLKRSKSAENIYQYEGGRTSDSPHSFFSTNSAVGGHEAEFRPQDVPDAAAADTQSLIKVLLETLATAQLDAAVAQSVYQTLALISTDEVEEDMGQKYEYESIPAQDHELPNTAQVENINFKDPQSPEILEPEVPYSVNVDLQLPDNELGFEHTLQLQEASTGSLSTFEDYSPSAPIEHVYHRQYPSSNSTGEAGMHWKLIPITDTQKGTAEDGHYTGQVEKLEDQYGLAEHSFTAKHSISAVIETTLLEEYNLFAQKIQEILQQKNIAYVSGVSTPVLSARERIMRLSEYICLQASEVSVQEYIETLSEKLNSVILASSCIKHTPPIYSSPEPSEVGSNTAANLVPDTLSVCRDTDTALFPEPLCNNLLEELHASEQPSSSLPPVKEKMDHVNAKPEDQASSSGDLMEPPEKTQKSPEIVNISTQPAFSDFISQLKPEVFSSLVEIMKDVQKNTVKFYIHKEEESILCREIKEYLINLGNTECHPEQFLRRRADVDKLLIIIQNEDIANLIHKIPCLVSLKRLSCVNFAGVDSLDDVKNHTYNELFVSGGFVVSDESVLNPESISTDKLKEFLVFLEKLNNPDGKWQWKVHCKIQKKLKELARMNANALSLLTLLNTYQKKHLVEILSYHNCDSQTRNAPELDCLVRLQAQNIQQRHVVVLTEKNLKTLSSCVDNGIVVAAVDDFMQNFQSLFGDDNVVMEQNCLPASGGCQRQSVVVEKDEKDEEDMSLDSGDEISQIEICNDASKYDAHVEALQTEAKGPHGVDAKESCLSVTELPPEAQTGLVEKTSKSDLEEKQPITPISTTCSAEGEKHNSVEQTFSNFPVYSRQLNMSHQFSHLNVLTHQTFLGTTYPIASANQNQEGSNYFLSTYSQNMDTKKSSSSGGWNSSSDSSRPYSEQK, from the exons ATGACGGATGCCGCGATCCCCAGTGGTGGCGAGATGGAGTCGGAGCAGCATCAGCGGACGGAGAAGACCGGCGCGGGCGTCATCGGAGCGGAGAGTAACAGAGCGGGAGCCGCTGAGGACACCACACAAAATGGCGGACGCTCTGAGAGCAGTAGCGCTGGAGAGGCGCTGCTGGTGGCTAATGCTGCTGCAGAGGACAAAGTCCCCACAAACCTCAGCATCACTGGCAGCAGCCAGCGCAGGAGCAGCATCTCGACGGCAAATGAACAGCAGCAGCCGCCCAGCGGTGTGCTCGGTGGGCCGCCCCCTCTCCCTAAGCCCCCAGAAGACCACCAGCCTGTTAGGAAGAACTTTCAGATCcccaggaagagcagagaaaagaaag CACTCTTTCAGGCAGTAGTTCCAGGTTCTCGAGAATTTGAGGATATTGTGAAGATTCTGCATTCTTCTTACTTGGATCCAAGTTCAATATCCAATTTTCGGTACAAGAAAGCCTGCTTAGTTCACAGTGAACTGTTGGAGAAGGAA TTCACAGAAAAGCGCAGGGAGCTGAAATTCGATGGTCGCCTGGAAAAGGAGCTCTCTGAGAGCTACGCGTTCCTGATGGTGGCTCGGCGTAAG GTCCACGGCATATGTGAAAAGGGGCTGGAGGTTGGCCACTCCGAAATAACCATTCTTGGCAGGCCTTCCATGG GTGTATATATCTCCAAGTATGCTGATTTATTGCAGCCTAATCCTCTAGAAGCAGGAGCAACTGGAGATGtgatcatttttaaaataataaag GGAAGAATGAaaagcatatatatatgtgaccAGATTGGTATGAAAGCAATGGAGCCAACTGTAAAGACTGTGTTAGATCCAACCCCAAAGCACGAGTGTCATGTTTCAAAGAATGTACATAAAATAAACTCCTTGTTGACTTACCGAGCCTACGAACTTACTCAG TACTACTTCTATGAATACAGCTTTGATGAGATAAGACGAAGACCAAGACACGTTTGTCCTTATGCTGTTGTTTCATTTGGTTATAAAGATGAGATGGTGCAAGGACCAAAATTCTTGCCCCCATCAAG aTCAAACACTTTGAACACAGATAGAAGAACAG AGAAACCTACTGTTACAGTATGGAGGGGACAGCTTTGGAATAAACGCAAACTTGTGTGCCACGTTTCCTTAAAATCAGCAACATGTTCTTTCCCTCCATGCAAGCT TCCTGAGAAGCTTGAGGTTGAAAAAGTTGTCAGCATTGATCAGTTGAAGAAAAAATTTTCACCAGCGTTGTTCTTTAAAGAAACTTAccaaggaggaaaagaag TGCTGAAGAATGGCATGTACTGTAGCCTGTATGAAGTTGCGGAGAAGTCTCGTTCTGGGAGTCACTTGGAGGGTTTACTTCAAAAACTAGAGAAAGAGAAACTT GTTCTCGTGAAACCACTTACGGACagaggatttctttttctcctttctccttggcAAATGATGTCCCCTTATG ACCACCAACCTGCATGGTCCCGTGTGCTTCATGCATTGTTTCTGTTTCCAGAACCTAGAGCTGTAATCAGCTCAG CACAAAGAAGTATTCCATTTGGAATACAGAAAAATTCAACTACCATGGTTTTGcatgaaggaaaggaaatcatTCCAGAATTCACAAGGTTTATTCAGTCTCTCCATTTTGCTTTAGTCCAGTGTCGTAAAGACACTACTGGAGATTTCAATGTTGTTGTGGAAAAACATATAAATGAGTATTTGAAAAAATTCTATAGTAGCAATGGAAAAGGTAGAGAATTTATATTACATGAGTATACGTCACGGTTGGatgagaaaaaatttctttattctgGTCCAAGATGTAAATCTCATATTGACGGCTGCTTGCAAAACTATGTTTATGGTTGTGAAGCATATCAGCTGCCTGTTTCTAGAGCTAAGGAACTGGTGGAGAGAAATAGGAAACTTCAGCAGTTCAGTCCCATCTCAGATTATGAAGCCACAGAAGACTACTCTGATTTTGCCAAAGCCAAATGTGGGAGGAGAATCCATGCAAAATACGAAGCCACTGCTGCCAAGCAAAAACTGCCTCTTTTTGGAGATTACGATACAGAAAGACTCAAAGAACTTATTAACTTAATCcagtgtaggaaaaaaaatgtaggtGGCGATTCTGATTGTGAAGACACCAGAAGTAGAAGTGGTCTGaaaagaaagctggaaaaaCAGTCTGAAAGTCTGCACAAATACTTAAAAAGGAGTAAATCTGCAGAGAATATTTATCAGTATGAAG GGGGCAGAACCTCGGATTCCCCACACTCTTTTTTCTCCACTAATTCTGCTGTTGGTGGACACGAGGCTGAGTTCCGGCCGCAGGACGtccctgatgctgctgctgccgaCACGCAGAGCCTCATTAAAGTGCTCCTGGAAACACTAGCTACTGCACAGCTGGATGCGGCGGTGGCACAGTCTGTATATCAAACTTTAGCATTAATAAGCACTGATGAAGTGGAAGAGGATATGGGACAAAAATATGAATATGAATCCATTCCAGCTCAGGATCATGAGCTTCCTAATACTGCTCAggttgaaaatattaatttcaaggacccccagagcccagaGATTCTGGAACCAGAGGTGCCCTACTCTGTCAATGTTGATCTACAGCTTCCAGATAATGAACTAGGCTTTGAACACacactacagttacaa GAAGCAAGCACTGGAAGCCTAAGTACTTTTGAAGACTACAGTCCTAGTGCTCCTATAGAACATGTTTATCACAGGCAGTATCCCAGCTCAAATAGTACAGGAGAAGCTGGAATGCACTGGAAACTTATTCCAATTACAG ACACACAGAAGGGGACAGCAGAAGATGGACACTATACAGGACAAGTGGAGAAACTTGAAGATCAGTATGGGCTGGCAGAGCACTCTTTTACAGCTAAGCATTCCATTAGTGCAGTAATAGAAACAACACTGTTAGAAGAATATAATCTCTTTGCACAAAAGATTCAAGAAATTTTGCAGCAAAAGAACATTGCTTATGTTAGTGGTGTATCCACACCAGTCCTCTCTGCCCGAGAGAGGATAATGAGACTTTCTGAATACATCTGTTTACAGGCATCAGAGGTTTCAGTCCAAGAGTACATAGAGACGCTGAGTGAAAAGTTGAACAGTGTCATTTTGGCTTCTTCATGCATTAAGCACACTCCACCAATTTATTCTAGTCCTGAACCATCAGAAGTGGGAAGCAACACTGCAGCAAACCTTGTGCCTGACACACTGTCTGTATGCAGGGACACCGACACTGCGCTGTTCCCGGAGCCACTGTGCAATAACCTGCTGGAAGAGCTGCATGCCAGTGAGCAGCCTTCATCCAGCTTGCCCCCAGTGAAGGAGAAAATGGATCACGTGAATGCTAAACCAGAGGATCAGGCCTCTTCCAGTGGGGATCTGATGGAGCCAccagaaaagacacagaaatcCCCAGAGATTGTAAACATTTCAACTCAACCagctttttctgattttataagCCAGTTAAAACCTGAAGTATTTAGCAGTTTGGTCGAAATTATGAAAGATGTACAGAAAAACACAGTCAAATTTTATATTcacaaagaggaagaaagcattctttgcagagaaatcAAG GAGTATCTTATAAATTTGGGTAATACAGAGTGCCATCCAGAGCAGTTCCTTAGAAGAAGAGCTGATGTAGATAAACTGTTGATCATTATCCAAAATGAAGACATTGCCAACCTCATCCATAAG ATCCCATGCCTAGTATCGTTGAAGAGGCTCTCCTGTGTCAACTTTGCAGGGGTTGATAGTTTGGATGATGTGAAGAATCACACTTACAATGAACTGTTTGTGTCTGGTGGTTTTGTTGTGTCGGATGAATCTGTTCTTAATCCAGAGTCCATCTCCACAG ATAAACTAAAAGAGTTCTTAGTGTTTCTGGAGAAGCTTAATAACCCAGATGGAAAATGGCAGTGGAAAGTCCActgcaaaatacaaaaaaaactgaaagagctGGCAAG GATGAATGCCAATGCCCTGAGTCTGCTCACCCTTCTGAACACCTATCAAAAGAAGCACTTGGTTGAGATTCTGTCTTACCATAACTGTGATTCTCAAACTCGAAATGCCCCAGAACTAGACTGTCTCGTCAGGCTTCAGGCTCAAAACATACAACAGAGACACGTGGTTGTCTTAACAG aaaaaaatctgaaaacactCTCGAGTTGTGTTGATAATGGAATAGTGGTTGCTGCTGTTGATGACTTCATGCAAAATTTTCAAAGCCTCTTTGGGGATGACAACGTGGTTATGGAGCAGAACTGCCTTCCTGCCTCTGGTGGTTGCCAAAGACAATCAG TTGTTGTAGAAAAGGATGAAAAGGATGAGGAGGACATGTCTCTGGATTCAGGGGATGAAATATCACAGATAGAAATCTGCAATGATGCCTCTAAGTATGATGCTCATGTGGAAGCTTTGCAGACAGAGGCCAAGGGCCCACATGGAGTAGATGCTAAAGAAAGCTGCTTATCAGTTACAGAGTTACCTCCCGAAGCACAAACTGGCCTGGtggaaaagacttctaaaaGTGACTTGGAGGAGAAACAGCCAATTACTCCCATTTCTACAACATGCTCTGCTGAGGGAGAAAAACACAATTCAGTTGAACAAACTTTCAGTAACTTCCCAGTTTATAGCAGACAATTAAACATGTCCCATCAATTCAGCCACCTAAATGTACTCACTCATCAGACTTTTCTGGGAACAACATACCCAATTGCTTCTGCAAATCAAAACCAAGAAGGGAGCAATTATTTTCTATCTACCTACAGTCAGAACATGGATACAAAAAAGTCCTCATCATCCGGTGGCTGGAATAGCAGCTCTGATTCTTCCAGGCCATattcagaacagaaataa